In Rubrivirga marina, the following are encoded in one genomic region:
- a CDS encoding TonB-dependent receptor encodes MARPLLALFVALLAAGSALAQTGGLRGFVTGADDGQPLIGATVLAQPVDADGNPQGDPRGSATDIDGLYVIPRLDVGPYVVRVSYVGYETQSELVTIDAGPLRSYDVALAVETGDFEVVVESERSAGGARVTAGVQAIDPKDIDIVPAPDVSGDLVSYLTTSPGVVTTGDRGGQLFVRGGEPSQNLVLLDGMALYQPFHVLGFYSAFPSDILAGADLYAGGYPARFGGQVSSVLDIQTRNGNKREFAAAASVAPFVSAARVEGPLIPGAASFVVSGRKSVVEEGASRIVDQDLPYDFGDVFGKVHGVLTPNAQLSVQGIHTYDRGTIGEDVGGDVPEEVGYRNTAAGLRFLYLPNVSALRAEILVNVSQLESEQGLDTLRNVPLRASSIGRLNAETNLTFYLPSVDLHTGVFVRTNRLTSELRLAGGDNLEEYFTEAGAYFEPELRLGGLSLQGGLRIQSYPNDGRTYLEPRARVVWQGGSHELSAAGGLYHQEVIGVNDRRDVANVFTAWTRARDEEVPSAWHGIVGYRVTPAPWLELVAEGYVKFLDNLQVAEWTAFPRFSTGTQPATGEVYGLDTRVEVRARNAYAYLSYGLSEVTYDAQGPNLELWYGTETLRFNPPHDRRHQLNALVSTTVAGVDLSARFQFGSGLPFTRALGFDRFISPNSPPDVFETPGTRRVIYERPYNGRLPTFHRLDLSADRTFALSAGLDLTAQIALINAYDRANVFYYDTFTLRRVDQLPLIPSFGIKLAVND; translated from the coding sequence ATGGCCCGTCCGCTACTCGCCCTCTTCGTCGCCCTCCTCGCCGCCGGCTCCGCCCTGGCCCAGACCGGCGGCCTCCGCGGGTTCGTCACCGGCGCCGACGACGGCCAGCCACTCATCGGCGCGACGGTCCTCGCCCAGCCCGTCGACGCGGACGGGAATCCGCAGGGCGACCCGCGCGGCTCGGCGACCGACATCGACGGGCTCTACGTGATCCCACGGCTCGACGTCGGCCCGTACGTGGTCCGCGTGAGCTACGTCGGCTACGAGACGCAGTCCGAGCTGGTGACGATCGACGCCGGGCCGCTCCGGTCGTACGACGTGGCGCTCGCGGTCGAGACGGGCGACTTCGAGGTCGTCGTCGAGAGCGAGCGGTCGGCGGGCGGGGCCCGCGTGACGGCCGGCGTCCAGGCCATCGACCCCAAGGACATCGACATCGTCCCGGCGCCCGACGTCTCGGGCGACCTCGTGAGCTACCTCACGACGTCGCCGGGCGTGGTCACGACGGGCGACCGCGGCGGCCAGCTGTTCGTCCGCGGCGGCGAGCCGAGCCAGAACCTCGTGCTCCTCGACGGGATGGCGCTGTACCAGCCGTTCCACGTCCTCGGGTTCTACTCGGCGTTCCCGAGTGACATCCTCGCCGGGGCCGACCTCTACGCCGGCGGCTACCCGGCCCGCTTCGGCGGCCAGGTCTCGTCGGTCCTCGACATCCAGACCCGCAACGGCAACAAGCGCGAGTTCGCCGCGGCGGCCTCCGTCGCCCCGTTCGTGAGCGCCGCCCGCGTCGAGGGCCCGCTCATCCCCGGGGCAGCCTCGTTTGTGGTCTCGGGCCGGAAGAGCGTGGTGGAGGAGGGCGCCTCGCGGATCGTCGACCAGGACCTCCCCTACGACTTCGGCGACGTGTTCGGGAAGGTCCACGGCGTGCTCACGCCGAACGCCCAGCTCTCGGTCCAGGGCATCCACACGTACGACCGCGGGACGATCGGCGAGGACGTCGGCGGGGACGTGCCGGAGGAGGTCGGCTACCGCAACACGGCGGCTGGGCTCCGCTTCCTCTACCTCCCCAACGTGTCGGCGCTCCGGGCCGAGATCCTCGTCAACGTGTCGCAGCTCGAGAGCGAGCAGGGCCTCGACACGCTCCGGAACGTCCCGCTCCGGGCGTCCTCCATCGGCCGCCTCAACGCCGAGACGAACCTCACGTTCTACCTCCCGTCGGTCGACCTCCACACGGGCGTGTTCGTCCGCACGAACCGGCTGACGAGTGAGCTCCGGCTGGCCGGCGGCGACAACCTCGAGGAGTACTTCACCGAGGCCGGCGCCTACTTCGAGCCCGAACTCCGGCTGGGCGGGCTGTCGCTCCAGGGTGGCCTCCGCATCCAGAGCTACCCCAACGACGGGCGGACCTACCTCGAGCCCCGCGCCCGCGTCGTGTGGCAGGGCGGGTCCCACGAGCTCTCAGCAGCCGGTGGGCTCTACCACCAGGAGGTCATCGGCGTGAACGACCGGCGCGACGTGGCCAACGTGTTCACGGCGTGGACGCGGGCCCGGGACGAGGAGGTGCCGTCGGCGTGGCACGGGATCGTTGGCTACCGCGTGACGCCGGCGCCGTGGCTCGAGCTCGTGGCCGAGGGCTACGTCAAGTTCCTCGACAACCTCCAGGTGGCCGAGTGGACGGCGTTCCCGCGGTTCTCGACCGGCACGCAGCCGGCGACGGGCGAGGTCTACGGCCTCGACACGCGCGTCGAGGTCCGCGCCCGAAACGCCTACGCCTACCTCAGCTACGGCCTCTCCGAGGTGACCTACGACGCGCAGGGCCCGAACCTCGAGCTGTGGTACGGGACCGAGACGCTCCGCTTCAACCCGCCGCACGACCGGCGCCACCAGCTCAACGCGCTCGTCTCGACGACGGTCGCCGGCGTCGACCTCTCGGCCCGGTTCCAGTTCGGCTCGGGCCTCCCGTTCACGCGGGCCCTCGGGTTCGACCGGTTCATCTCGCCGAACTCGCCGCCCGACGTGTTCGAGACGCCGGGCACGCGGCGCGTGATCTACGAGCGCCCCTACAACGGCCGGCTTCCCACCTTCCACCGCCTCGACCTCTCGGCCGACCGGACGTTCGCGCTCTCGGCCGGCCTCGACCTGACGGCCCAGATCGCGCTCATCAACGCCTACGACCGGGCCAACGTGTTCTACTACGACACGTTCACGCTCCGGCGCGTGGACCAGCTCCCCCTCATCCCGTCGTTCGGCATCAAGCTCGCGGTCAACGACTAG
- a CDS encoding putative sugar nucleotidyl transferase → MTLCPFEDDRVGHLSPLALTRAVYDLRVGARTLFEGIAAAFPADRLALHTRAALTGVAAEEHPEAGEVAGPTLFINGRWLVRPGDALDAVRGLVGTDEARAFTQGDTLLALWHPNPPESLTATDALGRFHTEGIPEERVGGATLVTHLWDLIADLGERISFDLEAMGGLGTHAGTIEDGAHVVAPESVHLGEGAVIRTGAVVRADAGPVWIGAGAEVGENAVVKGPVYLGLKAVVHPAARVDESVIGTWSKVGGEVHGSVVHSLSSKGHDGYLGNSYLGRWCNLGADTNTSNLKNDYGEVTLWDAVAEDFVGSGRQFAGLFMGDHSKCSINTMFNTGTVVGVFCNLFGSGFPPRHVPSFSWGGAEGLVPYRIDKALRVAEAVMARRDRALSDAERARLEAIGAAVS, encoded by the coding sequence ATGACTCTCTGCCCCTTCGAGGACGACCGCGTCGGCCACCTCTCCCCGCTCGCGCTCACGCGGGCCGTCTACGACCTCCGCGTCGGGGCGCGGACGCTGTTTGAGGGAATCGCGGCGGCGTTCCCGGCCGACCGGCTGGCGCTCCACACGCGCGCCGCGCTGACGGGCGTCGCGGCCGAAGAACACCCCGAGGCGGGCGAGGTCGCGGGACCGACGCTGTTCATCAACGGGCGGTGGCTCGTCCGCCCCGGCGACGCGCTCGACGCCGTGCGCGGGCTGGTGGGTACGGACGAGGCGCGGGCGTTCACGCAAGGCGACACGCTCCTCGCGCTCTGGCACCCGAACCCGCCGGAGAGCCTCACCGCGACCGACGCGCTTGGCCGGTTCCACACGGAGGGGATCCCGGAGGAGCGCGTCGGGGGGGCGACGCTCGTCACGCACCTGTGGGACCTCATCGCCGACCTCGGCGAGCGGATTTCGTTCGACCTGGAAGCGATGGGCGGGCTCGGCACACACGCCGGCACGATCGAGGACGGCGCGCACGTCGTCGCGCCCGAGTCGGTCCACCTCGGCGAGGGCGCGGTGATCCGGACGGGGGCCGTGGTGCGCGCCGACGCGGGACCGGTGTGGATCGGCGCGGGCGCCGAGGTGGGCGAGAACGCCGTCGTGAAGGGGCCGGTGTACCTCGGGCTGAAGGCCGTCGTCCACCCTGCGGCGCGGGTCGACGAGAGCGTGATCGGGACTTGGTCGAAGGTGGGCGGCGAGGTCCACGGGAGCGTGGTCCACAGCCTGTCGTCGAAGGGCCACGACGGGTACCTCGGCAACAGCTACCTCGGGCGGTGGTGCAACCTCGGGGCCGACACGAACACGTCGAACCTCAAGAACGACTACGGCGAGGTCACGCTCTGGGACGCCGTCGCGGAGGACTTCGTGGGGAGCGGGCGCCAGTTCGCGGGCCTCTTCATGGGCGACCACTCGAAGTGCTCGATCAACACCATGTTCAACACGGGGACCGTCGTCGGCGTGTTCTGCAACCTGTTCGGGTCGGGCTTCCCGCCACGCCACGTCCCGAGCTTCTCGTGGGGCGGAGCTGAGGGGCTCGTCCCGTACCGGATCGACAAGGCGCTCCGAGTCGCCGAGGCGGTCATGGCCCGCCGCGACCGGGCGCTCTCGGACGCCGAGCGGGCGCGCCTGGAGGCGATCGGGGCCGCTGTGTCGTAA
- a CDS encoding metal-dependent hydrolase, which translates to MDSLTQAVLGAAVGEAVAGEQLGRRAALWGAVAGTIPDLDVLAYPFLTEAGALRVHRGVTHGLPFAFVAAPVLGWAVWRWYRWRAARSPSASASRRAEPDARWAWTAVFFWGLLTHPVLDVFTVYGTQLLAPFSDVPFAIGSAFIIDPLYTLPLLGCLVVALATRRSGWAAAGLVVSTLVLVAGVGMQMRATATVGAALAERGVEPERVLVAAGPFTSVLWRGVAEKGDEAVPFSLHVADAPEEVAFEPALPLATFPAEGAPRPGAATLVWFSRGWLTPLDGPPDDPETVADLRFGRAGLRPEAPFVFAWDVLDDGARIRQRSLGMATRIDDMTILWQRVWRTDSPGPRRVHRRTIPTPDPDSPSP; encoded by the coding sequence GTGGACTCCCTCACCCAGGCCGTACTCGGGGCCGCCGTCGGCGAGGCGGTGGCGGGGGAGCAGCTGGGGCGGCGGGCCGCGCTGTGGGGCGCCGTCGCCGGGACGATCCCGGACCTCGACGTGCTCGCCTACCCGTTCCTGACCGAAGCCGGCGCGCTCCGGGTCCACCGCGGCGTGACGCACGGGCTGCCGTTCGCGTTCGTCGCCGCACCCGTTCTCGGGTGGGCCGTGTGGCGGTGGTATCGGTGGCGAGCCGCGCGGAGCCCGTCTGCCTCGGCGTCGAGGCGGGCGGAGCCGGACGCGCGGTGGGCGTGGACGGCCGTGTTCTTCTGGGGCCTCCTCACCCACCCCGTCCTCGACGTGTTTACGGTCTACGGCACGCAGCTGCTGGCGCCGTTCTCAGACGTCCCGTTCGCGATCGGGAGCGCGTTCATCATCGACCCGCTCTACACGCTCCCCCTGCTCGGCTGCCTGGTCGTCGCGCTCGCGACACGGCGGAGCGGGTGGGCCGCCGCCGGGCTCGTGGTGAGCACGCTCGTGCTCGTGGCCGGCGTCGGGATGCAGATGCGGGCGACGGCGACGGTCGGGGCGGCGCTGGCGGAGCGGGGCGTCGAGCCGGAGCGGGTGCTCGTCGCGGCCGGGCCGTTCACGTCCGTCCTGTGGCGGGGCGTCGCCGAAAAGGGGGACGAGGCGGTCCCGTTCTCGCTCCACGTCGCCGACGCGCCCGAGGAGGTCGCCTTCGAGCCCGCCCTCCCTCTGGCGACGTTCCCGGCCGAGGGGGCCCCGCGGCCGGGCGCGGCGACGCTCGTCTGGTTCTCGCGCGGCTGGCTGACGCCACTCGACGGCCCGCCCGACGACCCCGAGACCGTGGCCGACCTCCGCTTCGGCCGCGCCGGGCTCCGCCCGGAGGCCCCGTTCGTATTTGCTTGGGACGTCCTCGACGATGGCGCGCGCATTCGCCAGCGCTCGCTCGGCATGGCCACCCGGATCGACGACATGACGATTCTGTGGCAACGCGTCTGGCGGACCGATTCGCCCGGACCCCGCCGAGTCCATCGCCGTACCATCCCCACACCTGATCCCGATTCCCCCTCGCCATGA
- the fsa gene encoding fructose-6-phosphate aldolase, with protein MKFFIDTAVLDEIQEAYDMGVLDGVTTNPSLMKKVGVKDFHGHIAKICEIVPGPVSAEVTATDYQGILDEGREVAQIADNVVVKVPLILDGIKAIKTFTEEGIDTNCTLCFSSTQALVAAKAGATYISPFIGRLDDISSNGMDLIRQIVQIYDTYGYETEVLAASIRHPMHVVESAMAGADVGTMPLDVIKKLIDHPLTDAGLAKFLSDWEALQGAEEPANGQVHREA; from the coding sequence ATGAAGTTCTTTATCGACACCGCCGTCCTCGACGAAATCCAGGAGGCCTACGACATGGGCGTCCTCGACGGCGTCACCACGAACCCCTCACTCATGAAGAAGGTGGGCGTGAAGGACTTCCACGGCCACATCGCCAAGATCTGTGAGATCGTCCCGGGCCCGGTCTCGGCGGAGGTCACGGCGACGGACTACCAGGGGATCCTCGACGAGGGCCGCGAGGTCGCCCAGATCGCCGACAACGTCGTGGTCAAGGTGCCGCTCATCCTCGACGGCATCAAGGCCATCAAGACGTTCACGGAGGAGGGCATCGACACGAACTGCACGCTGTGCTTCTCGTCGACGCAGGCGCTCGTGGCCGCGAAGGCCGGCGCGACCTACATCAGCCCGTTCATCGGCCGGCTGGACGACATCTCATCGAACGGGATGGACCTGATCCGCCAGATCGTCCAGATCTACGACACCTACGGGTATGAGACCGAGGTTCTGGCGGCCTCCATCCGCCACCCGATGCACGTGGTCGAGAGCGCGATGGCCGGCGCCGACGTCGGGACGATGCCGCTCGACGTGATCAAGAAGCTGATCGATCACCCGCTGACCGACGCGGGCCTCGCCAAATTTCTCTCGGACTGGGAGGCCCTCCAGGGGGCAGAGGAGCCGGCGAACGGGCAGGTCCACCGCGAGGCCTAG
- a CDS encoding MBL fold metallo-hydrolase — translation MRYLSLGDTDDIAASCHHLTFGGTGLVLDAGMDPDQDGYAALPPFELLRDRPVDHVVVTHAHHDHLGALPVLSREVPHAQIHMSRPTAMLAEMLLPSSARLQKRRVREGSTSAAPVFDVEMAEALSYVYETHLLDAPFDIAGLKAEGPLAGTFYHASHVLGAVGLLIEGYEGGTRKRVFYTSDTSLQPQTILPEADYPDGPVDVLLLESTLGADPEAETTSRKAEEKRLGKAMADVLEGGGVVLLPVFALGRSQDMLALIDRYKRRGVIDEDVPVYTAGSMRGVAEIYDKTRESTPRLDPEFEVYGVDQERYPRTNKKKAEALSRPGIFVLTSGMLFERTPSFDLAQQIVGDERHGIFFVGFSKEGSPGDRLQIAAASGEKMTFDPDEGPVEVKARVERFRFSGHSHRRDLIEVVDRVKPRTVVLVHGETAAKDWLKDNIEFFHPDVRVIIPEQGQEIEL, via the coding sequence ATGCGCTACCTCTCCCTCGGCGATACCGACGACATCGCCGCGTCGTGCCACCACCTCACGTTCGGCGGCACCGGGCTCGTCCTTGATGCGGGCATGGACCCGGACCAGGACGGCTACGCGGCGCTCCCACCGTTCGAGCTTCTCCGCGACCGGCCGGTCGACCACGTCGTGGTCACGCACGCCCACCACGACCACCTCGGCGCGCTGCCGGTCCTCTCGCGCGAGGTGCCGCACGCGCAGATCCACATGTCGCGGCCGACGGCCATGCTGGCCGAGATGCTGCTCCCGTCCTCGGCGCGGCTCCAGAAGCGGCGCGTGCGGGAGGGCTCGACGAGCGCGGCGCCGGTCTTCGACGTCGAGATGGCCGAGGCGCTGAGCTACGTCTACGAGACGCACCTCCTCGACGCGCCGTTCGACATCGCCGGGCTCAAGGCCGAGGGGCCGCTCGCGGGCACGTTCTACCACGCGAGCCACGTGCTCGGCGCGGTCGGCCTGCTCATCGAGGGCTACGAGGGCGGCACCCGGAAGCGCGTGTTCTACACGTCCGACACGAGCCTCCAGCCGCAGACGATCCTGCCCGAGGCCGACTACCCCGATGGCCCCGTCGACGTGCTCCTGCTCGAGTCGACGCTCGGCGCGGACCCCGAGGCGGAGACGACCAGCCGGAAGGCGGAGGAGAAGCGCCTCGGCAAGGCCATGGCCGACGTGCTCGAAGGCGGCGGCGTCGTGCTCCTGCCGGTCTTCGCGCTGGGGCGGAGCCAGGACATGCTCGCGCTCATCGACCGCTACAAGCGGCGCGGCGTCATCGACGAGGACGTCCCGGTGTACACGGCCGGCTCGATGCGCGGCGTGGCCGAGATCTACGACAAGACGCGGGAGTCGACGCCGCGGCTCGACCCCGAGTTCGAGGTCTACGGCGTCGATCAAGAGCGCTATCCGCGGACGAACAAGAAGAAGGCCGAGGCCCTCTCGCGGCCGGGCATCTTCGTCCTCACGTCGGGGATGCTCTTCGAGCGGACGCCGTCGTTCGACCTCGCCCAGCAGATCGTCGGCGACGAGCGGCACGGCATCTTCTTCGTCGGGTTCTCCAAGGAGGGCTCGCCGGGCGACCGGCTCCAGATCGCGGCGGCCTCCGGCGAGAAGATGACGTTCGACCCCGACGAGGGCCCGGTCGAGGTCAAGGCCCGCGTCGAGCGGTTCCGGTTCTCGGGCCACAGCCACCGCCGCGACCTAATCGAGGTCGTCGACCGCGTCAAGCCGCGGACGGTCGTCCTCGTCCACGGGGAGACGGCGGCGAAGGACTGGCTCAAGGACAACATCGAGTTCTTCCACCCGGACGTCCGCGTGATCATCCCGGAGCAGGGCCAGGAGATCGAGCTCTAA
- a CDS encoding PaaI family thioesterase, with amino-acid sequence MDLAPEPGWTPLTPFWEALGTRSFVSSDADGDRLRVRYFSDEDGGTWARAVFGPGAEGPPGHVHGGALAALLDEAMGMAALSTGRVCVAGRIEVDFRSMVRLGEVVTVELALGEATPKKVPVTATLRRPGGATACEATGLFVDIGTDRLGRAAEAAGL; translated from the coding sequence ATGGACCTCGCGCCCGAGCCCGGCTGGACGCCGCTGACGCCCTTCTGGGAGGCCCTCGGCACGCGGTCGTTCGTCTCGTCCGACGCCGACGGCGACCGGCTCCGCGTCCGCTACTTCTCGGACGAGGACGGCGGGACGTGGGCGCGGGCGGTCTTCGGGCCGGGCGCCGAGGGGCCGCCGGGCCACGTCCACGGCGGGGCCCTCGCGGCGCTCCTCGACGAGGCGATGGGGATGGCCGCCCTCTCCACCGGGCGCGTCTGCGTCGCCGGGCGGATCGAGGTCGACTTCCGGTCGATGGTCCGCCTCGGCGAGGTCGTCACCGTCGAGCTGGCGCTCGGCGAGGCGACGCCGAAGAAGGTGCCCGTCACGGCCACGCTCCGCCGGCCCGGCGGCGCGACGGCGTGCGAGGCGACCGGCCTGTTCGTCGACATCGGCACCGACCGCCTCGGGCGGGCCGCCGAGGCGGCCGGACTCTAG
- a CDS encoding thioredoxin family protein: protein MTSHFDPASETAHRQADWERAAPYIDWLDAADELEDLWASATARAVVSEDLVARAEAVPGEWKLIVLSEDWCLDATSTIPPVAALAAAASNLDLRVLDRDDNLELMDEHLTNGTARSIPIVIVLDGGGVERAWWGPRPADLQAWFYGDGQEMEKEDRYRELRKWYARDRGQTTVREIVELLEEVSGAGGVA, encoded by the coding sequence ATGACCTCGCACTTCGACCCCGCCTCTGAGACCGCCCACCGTCAGGCCGACTGGGAGCGGGCCGCGCCGTACATCGACTGGCTCGACGCCGCCGACGAACTCGAAGACCTCTGGGCGTCGGCCACGGCTCGCGCCGTCGTCTCGGAGGACCTCGTGGCCCGCGCCGAGGCGGTCCCCGGCGAGTGGAAGCTGATCGTCCTCTCGGAGGACTGGTGCCTCGATGCCACGAGCACGATCCCGCCCGTCGCCGCGCTCGCCGCGGCGGCGTCGAACCTCGACCTCCGCGTGCTCGACCGGGACGACAACCTCGAGCTCATGGACGAGCACCTCACGAACGGCACGGCCCGGTCGATCCCGATCGTGATCGTCCTCGACGGCGGGGGCGTCGAGCGCGCGTGGTGGGGCCCCCGCCCGGCCGATCTCCAGGCGTGGTTCTACGGCGACGGCCAGGAGATGGAGAAGGAGGACCGTTACCGCGAGCTCCGCAAGTGGTACGCCCGCGACCGTGGCCAGACGACCGTCCGCGAGATCGTCGAGCTCTTGGAGGAGGTCAGCGGCGCCGGCGGCGTCGCGTGA
- a CDS encoding DsbA family protein, giving the protein MPLAPPLSDADHARGPADALVTLVQYGDFECPFSKDVHDLVQDIRQHHPDGVRFVFRHFPLRPHPNALAAGVAAEEAARQGGFWAFHDRLYEHQLALRPAQLAEHAEAVGLDGDAVRRAIESGDDQAQILRQKRQGVKSGVRSTLGLWIDDEWVEEDALEDAVIARVIRPLQAAERA; this is encoded by the coding sequence ATGCCCCTCGCCCCGCCCCTCTCCGACGCCGACCACGCCCGCGGCCCGGCCGACGCGCTCGTCACGCTCGTCCAGTACGGCGACTTCGAGTGCCCCTTCTCGAAGGACGTCCACGACCTCGTGCAGGACATCCGCCAGCACCACCCGGACGGCGTCCGGTTCGTGTTCCGACACTTCCCGCTGCGGCCGCACCCGAACGCTCTCGCCGCCGGGGTGGCGGCCGAGGAGGCCGCGCGCCAGGGCGGCTTCTGGGCGTTCCACGACCGGCTCTACGAGCACCAGCTGGCGCTCCGCCCGGCCCAGCTCGCCGAGCACGCCGAGGCCGTCGGGCTCGACGGCGACGCCGTCCGCCGCGCGATCGAGAGCGGGGACGACCAGGCCCAGATCCTCCGGCAAAAGCGGCAGGGCGTGAAGTCCGGCGTCCGCTCGACGCTCGGGCTGTGGATCGACGACGAGTGGGTGGAGGAGGACGCCCTCGAGGACGCCGTGATTGCGCGCGTCATCCGCCCGCTCCAGGCGGCCGAGCGCGCCTGA
- a CDS encoding sodium-translocating pyrophosphatase produces MESTLALLVPIAGVLALGYAFLRTRWVNAQPVGTDRMAEIAKDIQDGAAAFLRREYRVLAVFVVVVAALLLLANLGRSDSSPIIAVSFVVGAVCSALAGFFGMRVATKANVRTTNAARTSLGDALNVAFSGGLVMGLSVVGLGLLGLGGLFLVYSGLFDTNTTAGLDGLEVTRALNVLAGFSLGASSIALFARVGGGIYTKAADVGADLAGKVYEGIPEDDPRNPATIADNVGDNVGDVAGMGADLFESYVGAIIGAMVLGAAFAGAFAAAGVAALNAIILPLILAAAGIVVSILGSFFVRVKEGGNPQKALNIGEFGAAGVMAVLSYFIITALLPDTWTLDGGDVSGFTTYTDTGVFFAVLIGLAAGTLIGLITEYYTATHTAPVTGIARASVTGAATNIISGLGVGMYSTGLPTIVLVLAIIGAFSFAGLYGIAIAAVGMLSVTGIQLAVDAYGPISDNAGGIAEMAELPPEVRERTDLLDAVGNTTAAIGKGFAIGSAALTALALFAAFMQQADILQIDVSQPTVLGGVLLGGMLPFVFSAMAMNAVGRAAGDMIKEVGRQFNEIPGLREGTAKADHARCVDISTKAALREMILPGVLAVAVPVAIGFYDKNMLGGLLVGVTVTGVLMAIFQSNAGGAWDNAKKRIEGGVEFDGVTYGKGSDVHKAAVVGDTVGDPLKDTSGPSLNILVKLISVVALVIAPLIAGTGDPTLDVEGNETLELEETDLGAAQPEADAVELVPAETPVVAELPAAE; encoded by the coding sequence ATGGAATCCACTCTCGCCCTGCTCGTCCCCATCGCCGGGGTCCTCGCGCTGGGATACGCCTTTTTGCGCACGCGCTGGGTCAACGCCCAGCCGGTCGGCACGGACCGGATGGCCGAGATCGCCAAAGACATCCAGGACGGCGCCGCCGCCTTCCTCCGCCGCGAATACCGCGTGCTCGCCGTCTTCGTCGTCGTCGTGGCCGCGCTCCTGCTGCTGGCCAACCTCGGCCGGTCCGACTCGAGCCCGATCATCGCCGTCTCGTTCGTCGTCGGCGCCGTGTGCTCGGCGCTCGCCGGCTTCTTCGGGATGCGCGTCGCGACGAAGGCCAACGTCCGGACGACGAACGCGGCGCGGACCTCGCTCGGCGACGCCCTCAACGTGGCGTTCTCCGGCGGCCTCGTCATGGGCCTCTCGGTCGTCGGCCTCGGCCTGCTCGGCCTCGGCGGCCTGTTCCTCGTCTACTCCGGCCTGTTCGACACCAACACGACCGCCGGGCTCGACGGGCTTGAGGTCACGCGCGCGCTCAATGTGCTGGCCGGGTTCTCGCTCGGCGCGAGCTCGATCGCGCTCTTCGCGCGCGTCGGCGGCGGCATCTACACGAAGGCGGCCGACGTCGGCGCCGACCTCGCCGGCAAGGTCTACGAGGGGATCCCCGAGGACGACCCGCGCAACCCGGCGACGATCGCCGACAACGTGGGCGACAACGTGGGCGACGTGGCCGGCATGGGCGCCGACCTGTTCGAGTCCTACGTCGGCGCCATCATCGGCGCGATGGTGCTCGGCGCCGCGTTCGCGGGCGCCTTCGCGGCGGCCGGCGTGGCCGCGCTCAACGCGATCATCCTCCCGCTCATCCTCGCGGCGGCCGGCATCGTGGTCTCCATCCTCGGGTCGTTCTTCGTCCGCGTGAAGGAGGGCGGCAACCCGCAGAAGGCGCTCAACATCGGCGAGTTCGGGGCGGCCGGCGTCATGGCCGTCCTCAGCTACTTCATCATCACGGCCCTCCTGCCGGACACGTGGACGCTCGACGGCGGCGACGTCTCCGGCTTCACGACCTACACCGACACGGGCGTCTTCTTCGCGGTCCTGATCGGGCTCGCGGCCGGGACGCTCATCGGCCTCATCACCGAGTACTACACGGCGACGCACACGGCGCCGGTGACGGGCATCGCCCGGGCCTCGGTGACCGGCGCGGCCACGAACATCATCTCTGGCCTCGGCGTCGGGATGTACTCGACGGGCCTGCCGACGATCGTCCTCGTGCTCGCCATCATCGGGGCGTTCTCGTTCGCGGGCCTCTACGGCATTGCGATCGCGGCCGTCGGCATGCTGTCGGTGACGGGGATCCAACTGGCCGTCGACGCTTACGGCCCGATCTCGGACAACGCCGGCGGCATCGCCGAGATGGCCGAGCTCCCGCCGGAGGTCCGCGAGCGGACCGACCTGCTCGACGCGGTCGGCAACACGACGGCGGCCATCGGCAAGGGCTTCGCGATCGGCTCGGCGGCGCTCACGGCGCTCGCGCTCTTCGCGGCGTTCATGCAGCAGGCCGACATCCTCCAGATCGACGTCTCGCAGCCGACGGTGCTCGGCGGCGTCCTCCTGGGCGGCATGCTCCCGTTCGTGTTCTCGGCCATGGCCATGAACGCTGTCGGCCGCGCCGCGGGCGACATGATCAAGGAGGTCGGCCGCCAGTTCAACGAGATCCCCGGCCTCCGCGAGGGCACGGCCAAGGCCGACCACGCGCGGTGCGTCGACATCTCGACCAAGGCGGCGCTCCGGGAGATGATCCTCCCGGGCGTGCTCGCCGTCGCCGTGCCCGTCGCCATCGGGTTCTACGACAAGAACATGCTCGGCGGCCTGCTCGTCGGCGTGACGGTCACGGGCGTGCTCATGGCCATCTTCCAGTCGAACGCCGGCGGCGCCTGGGACAACGCGAAGAAGCGGATCGAGGGCGGCGTCGAGTTCGACGGCGTGACCTACGGGAAGGGCTCGGACGTCCACAAGGCGGCCGTCGTCGGCGACACCGTGGGCGACCCGCTCAAGGACACGTCGGGCCCGTCGCTCAACATCCTCGTCAAGCTGATCTCGGTCGTCGCGCTCGTCATCGCCCCGCTCATCGCGGGCACGGGCGACCCGACCCTCGACGTCGAGGGCAACGAGACGCTCGAGCTCGAGGAGACCGACCTCGGCGCCGCGCAGCCCGAGGCCGACGCGGTCGAGCTCGTCCCGGCCGAGACGCCGGTCGTGGCCGAGCTCCCGGCCGCCGAGTAA